AGTTCCCGGAGACGGTCTTCCCGCTGGGTCCGCATACTGGCTATGATTCGCTGGAGTTCCATCCGCGATGCCTCTTTTGCCTCCAGCTCCTGTGTCAGCATCTTCCGGTCCGATTTGATTTTCTCCAGTTTTTGGGCCCTGTCTGCTTTCATTTCCCTGAATGAGGCTGCTTCACTCCGCAATGAAGCCAGTGTCTTTTGAATTTCTGCTTCCTCGGCTTCAATTTCCCGGGTCTCCTGTTCAATCTGCTCAATCAGAGCGATGATTTCATAGTATAATTCTTTATCAGCTTTGGAGATGGCATTGAAATATTTAACCCGATAAAAGAGCTGGCGCATGTTATCCGATGTAAAAATCAAGCTGATCATATCATCGGTATGGGTTGTGTAGAATCGGACAACCCGTTTTTTATAGCGATCAATCAATTTATCCCGCAGGACTTCATTTTGGGCTTTATTTTTTTTCAGAAGGGCTACTTTTTCACGGCGGAGGCTCAGTTGCTGTTCCATGGCCGTAATACGCCGGTCCGTGAGCCCAATCTGATGATCCAGGTATTCCAACTCGTCTGAATAGGTTAGTTCCCGGTGGCTGGCGGACTGTATCCGTTTTTGGAGGGCATCGATCTCCCGGCTGACCTGTTCAAGATTTTTGCTCTGCTGATTGATTTTCCGGTCAAATTCCTCCAAATCCTGTGCCACCAGAAAAATGGAAAATGACATTAGGAAGAAAATCAGAAAAACACTTTTATGTAAAGGTCTCATCCTTGAAAATTATTTCCATTTTCATCGAATCCCAAGTACTTTCCCTTGACTTAAATTCAAGTTTACAGCTATCTTTAACTACGCGTGTAAAAAGGAAGGGAAATTATGACATCGGTATTGTGGCGGAGTATAGGCCGGAAAGAGAAGACCCGGGAAGAGATCATGATGGAAGCACTGCACAATGTAAACATTTTCCGGAATCTTTCCCATAAAGAGCTCAAAGAAGTTCTGGATCTGGTCTATCAACGTGTGTATAAAAAGGGTGATTATATTTTCAAGCAGGGACATCCGGGAAACGGAATGTACATTATTTTAAAGGGCACCATTCAGATTATTCAGGAAAAAGTTGAGGGAGATACCAAGAAAGAAGAAATCCTTGTGACCCTCCACAGTGGAGATTTTCTGGGTGAAATATCCCTGCTGGACGAAGCTCCCCGGTCCGCATCGGCATACTGCACCGAACTGACGGAAGTTTTAGGCTTCTTCAGGGGAGATTTGCTGGATCTTCTGAACCGTAAACCGGAACTGGGCAGTAAAATTGTCCTGAATATCGCCCGTGTCTTAGGTGAACGGCTGAGAGTGACCAATCAACTTCTGGCAGAACTTCAGGAAAAACAACAAAAGGAAGACGAATCATGAGCCTGACTGAAAATCAGCGATTTATCACCCGCCTGATTCTCTTTATTGTTTTGGCTGCAGGATTCATCCTCATCCTCCCCCGCCTTCAGACCATTATCACGGTGATAGTCATATCAATTTTAATGTTCACTCTTCTGGATCCCTTTGTGGATAAGCTTGAACGCTTTAAAATCCCCCGGGCATTATCAGCTTTAATGGTTATTCTTGTGATTTTACTCCTCATAGCCTTTGGGGTCAGCCGGATTGTGCC
This window of the Candidatus Neomarinimicrobiota bacterium genome carries:
- a CDS encoding peptidoglycan DD-metalloendopeptidase family protein codes for the protein MRPLHKSVFLIFFLMSFSIFLVAQDLEEFDRKINQQSKNLEQVSREIDALQKRIQSASHRELTYSDELEYLDHQIGLTDRRITAMEQQLSLRREKVALLKKNKAQNEVLRDKLIDRYKKRVVRFYTTHTDDMISLIFTSDNMRQLFYRVKYFNAISKADKELYYEIIALIEQIEQETREIEAEEAEIQKTLASLRSEAASFREMKADRAQKLEKIKSDRKMLTQELEAKEASRMELQRIIASMRTQREDRLRELERQRRLRAATMSHREYPTFSSGKGNLPWPVQGTVIGRFGRQIHPVLKTETENNGIDIKAPEKTPVMAIQDGLVTTVTWLRGYGNTIIIMHGEDYYTVYSHVGGIRVSENEYVESGQVIAEVSDSGSLQGHMLHFEIWDSRQKLNPEEWLSRRN